A genome region from Hyla sarda isolate aHylSar1 chromosome 1 unlocalized genomic scaffold, aHylSar1.hap1 SUPER_1_unloc_5, whole genome shotgun sequence includes the following:
- the LOC130298223 gene encoding oocyte zinc finger protein XlCOF7.1-like codes for RRSEENLISSDYKADDDITQDTYEEHSIIPDTPSALHSQDLSSHPYIQVLSSQSSQDVQQNKSRRRNDGHQKANTREKPVSCLECGKCFTYKSHLVRHQRTHTGEKSYSCSECGKCFTQKSNLIEHQRTHTGEKPFSCSECGKCFTHQKSLIRHQRTHTRDKPFSCSECGKCFTFKLELLVHQRTHTGDKPFTCSECGKCFTHQQSLIRHQRTHTGETQFSCSECGKYFPFKSGLVKHQRTHTGEKPFSCSDCGKCFPFKSCLIRHQKTHTGDKPFSCSECGKCFPFKSGLVKHQRTHTGEKPFSCSECGKCFTFKSGLIRHQKTHTGDKPFSCSECGKCFTFKSDLVVHQRTHTGEKPFSCSECGKCFTHQLSLIKHQRTHTGDKSFSCSECGKCFTWKSDLVRHQRAHTGKKPFSCSECGKCFALKSYLVQHQRTHTGEKPFLCSECGKCFTGKTYLVLHQRTHTGEKPFSCSECGKCFTRKSDLAQHQRTHTGEKPFSCSECGKCFILKSYLVQHQRTHTGEKPFSCSECVKCFTKKTYLVQHQKTHTAGHGLDGDLSGRTPL; via the coding sequence aggagatcagaggagaatcttatatcttcagattataaagcagatgatgatatcacacaagatacatatgaagaacattccattatcccagatacaccctcagcccttcacagccaagatctgtcatctcatccttatatacaggtcctgtcttctcagtcatcacaggatgttcagcaaaataaaagcCGCAGAAGGAATGATGGACATCAAAAAGCTAATACAAGGGAAAAGCCAGTGTCATGTttagagtgtgggaaatgttttacttataaatcacatcttgttagacatcaaagaactcacacaggagagaaatcatattcatgctcagaatgtggaaaatgtttcactcagaaatcaaatcttattgagcatcaaagaactcacacaggagagaagccgttttcctgttcagaatgtggaaaatgttttactcatcaAAAAAGTCTtattagacatcaaagaactcacacaagggacaagccattttcatgttcagaatgtgggaaatgttttacttttaaattagaacttcttgtacatcaaagaactcacacaggggacaaGCCATttacatgctcagaatgtggaaaatgttttactcatcaGCAAAGTCTtattagacatcaaagaactcatacAGGGGAGACgcaattttcatgttcagaatgtgggaaatattttccttttaaatcaggtcttgttaaacatcaaagaactcacacaggagagaagccattttcatgctcagactgtgggaaatgttttccttttaaatcatgTCTTATTagacatcaaaaaactcacacaggggacaagccattttcatgctcagaatgtgggaaatgttttccttttaaatcaggtcttgttaaacatcaaagaactcacacaggagagaagccattttcatgctcagaatgtgggaaatgttttacttttaaatcaggtcttattagacatcaaaaaactcacacaggggacaagccattttcatgttcagaatgtgggaaatgttttacttttaaatcagatcttgttgtacatcaaagaactcacacaggagagaagccattttcatgttcagaatgtggaaaatgttttactcatcaGCTAAGTcttattaaacatcaaagaactcacacaggggacaagtcattttcatgttcagaatgtggaaaatgttttacttggaaatcagatcttgttcGACATCAAAGAGCTCACACAGggaaaaagccattttcatgttcagaatgtggaaaatgttttgctttgaaatcatatcttgttcaacatcaaagaactcacactggagagaagccatttttatgttcagaatgtggaaaatgttttactgggaAAACATATCTTGTTctgcatcaaagaactcacacaggggagaagccattttcatgttcagaatgtggaaaatgttttactaggAAATCAGATCTTgctcaacatcaaagaactcacacaggggaaaagccattttcatgttcagaatgtggaaaatgctttattttgaaatcatatcttgttcaacatcaaagaactcacacaggggagaagccattttcatgttcagaatgtgttaaatgttttactaagaaaacatatcttgttcaacatcaaaaaactcacacagcgGGGCATGGCTTGGATGGTGATCTGAGTGGTCGCACTCCACTGTGA